In Mesoplodon densirostris isolate mMesDen1 chromosome 2, mMesDen1 primary haplotype, whole genome shotgun sequence, the DNA window CACCTGGCTCACTGAAGCATCGGGGTTGTCTGTTCCCTTCCAGGAGAAATGCTAGGAAGCCCGTATCCAAGCACACCCCCTGTCCCCAGATCTGTTCGACCTGCAGGGAACCCAACCCAGGCCACAGACGCATCTCTGACAAAACACGAGGAGCCCGCACCGCCCTGGTGTGAAGCGGGACGGGGGCATCAGCAACAGAACTGTGCCCCCCGCAGATGCCGCTCCGGGGCTCAGGAAAGACGTACCCACCTTCCCCTCCTTGAACCCAACATCAGGAGTAGGGCAGAAGCTGAGGATGAGAACGAGCCTCACCTGCACTCACGGACTCTGACCAGGCTCCTCCGCCTGCAGTCCAGCCCCCCAAGCCTGGATACAGAGGCCCAGGAGCCCCCCACCATTAGCGATAACACGTTCCCCTCCACGCAGGAGAAACCTGGAAtttctgagaaccactggctcaCGCTAAGGCTCTAGGCTTCCCCAGCTCCATAAACGGCACCCCTTCCTCAGCCGGCCCAACCCTGACCCTTCCAGAGTGGGCCATCCCTTCCTGGTGAGCCCCTCACAACCCCCCTTCAGGGCCCCAGAAAGTGGCAGAGGCCAAGGAGCCCACAGCAGGCCACGGGTCCCCAGCTGCAGCTGAGCAGGCGACTGCACTTCAGGCCCAGGCAGCAGGGCCTGAAGGACCCCACCCATCATCTCTGAGGTCAGGGCGTCTTTCCtgccccccctccccatctccccagtgAGGGCCTCTCTGCCCCTTCAACTGTCCGGGTCCAGCTGCACGCatgttttttttccaataaacagATCTCACAGCACCACACGACGCACAGTTGGTTGAACCTGGCACCACAAAGGAGGAGCGCTGACTATGAGCTCTGCTCGGGTTTTTCGACTGCACAGTCAACTGTGTACCCTAATCACATCACCACCGCCATCGGGGCACTCCCTAACCTCCAAGCTGGTCCCCTTGGCACAGTTCCCATCTGCGTGCTCATTAGGCACAGGGCTGGGACTCTTCTCAGCTGTCCCCACAGCACTGGTTCATGAACAGCCAGGCTGTCACTCCTGCAGCCCTGGCACCAGGACAAGGGCCAGCTCAGGGAAGGGACCTCCAATCTGCCACCCAGGGCCCTTGTGTCTCTTGTAACAGCAGACGCCTCAACCCCAAGACAGCTCACCCCAGGCAGAAGAGGGTCCAGGCCAGCAAGGATGGCTAAGGTCTCCGAACATTTATTACAGTGGGTCATCAGCAGtaacagggctgggggagggacacACGAGGCTCATTTGCCCTTCAGGTAGATCTTGGGGGTCTGCCAGCCTGCAGGGGCTTCCTTCAGGCCCGCCTTCCGCCAGATGCGCCTCAGGTCTCTCTCGAACCTCATCTgcgagggcagagggagggaccaCCAACAGGTCTGCGGCACAGCCACGCACCTCAACCACCCTGCCCAGCTCTGGACCGAGGGCCCACACTCACCTGCTTCTGTTTCAGGCGTCCCTCCCTGACTTTCCGCCGCAGGAACCGGGTCCTCCTGACCAGCTTGCGGTACTTGTGATGATTCATCTTCCGCCGGCGGATCTTGAGCACGTTTTTGCACTGTATCTGGGGTGCGTCCCAGACCTCCTTACCCCCCTGCTCGACCCCTTCCCCCACCTGGCTGGGCGGACACTCATAGACTTGGGCTGGAGACACAGTCCCTGGGGCCCCAGCGCCCAGTCTGGGCAGGAGGTAGCGAACGGTCAGCCAGCTCTCCAGGGGGCTGATAGACATCTTCCTGGGGACCAGCATCTCCTCAAGCTCCATGTGGACCCGCCTTTCAGGGAGGGAGGCAACCCCACTTGGGCCTACTGGTTGCATGCTGTAACGAGGCCTGCAGGCATGCCTGCCCAACACCCCGCGGACAGGCCAAGGCCCACTGCAACCTGCAGGAGACAAGACGGCACAGTTAGTTACCGCTCGTGGGGCTACACGACCTACGCACGGCCACCGGGCCTGGGGAGCAGAACCTCCCGAAGCCCTGCTGACATTCTCAGGCCCAGACTTCCCCTCTGTGAAATCTGGACGTTTACGAAGTAGTTTGTGGCCGGGCCCCGCCTCCAGCTGGTGAGGCACAGCAGCGGGGGGAACTGAGCTGCTGACCCCACATTCCTAACCCAGGTGCGCCTCCCGCCCATCTGCCCCCACGGGGCCTCTCACCTGCCCGGGGAACAGCCCTGAGCAGCTGGGAAGTCAGGCGCACCATGAACATGGTCTGTGCTTGGCGGCGGCCCCAGGCACTCAGCGGAGCTGGAACACAGGTGCACGCCTAGGTCACTCCGGGGACTCCGGTCTCGCCCTGATTCCCGCAACCCGTCTCCCTCACCACCCTATCCCACCACGAGAACGCTGCTTCGAGCACGGCTCCCTCCCTCAAACCCTCCGCCGCTCCCCAGCTGCGCGACTCTGGGTAGGTACTGACTCTCCCTGAACCTAGTTTTACCCCGAGGCGCCCACCGCGCGGGTGGTGTCGACGCTCGGGTCTTAGGCCCCGAGCCCCAGCCGGCCGCGGTCGCCTCCGCCGTCCCTGGAGCTCGCACGCCGCGGTCTCACGCCGACTCTTCCCAGGCGAAACCAGGAGACTCAGCTGACCATTCCGCCGCCGCGCTAAGGCACTTCCGGTCCGTACCTAAACTGGCCCCCAGCCCGCGTGCGGCCGCCCGCTGGTTCCTACGGCCAGCGCCCCCTAGCGCCCCACGGCGCCCCGCTCCGCGTCGGTGCAGGTCCCACCCGGCCCAGAAAGCGACGGTTTCCGGCCGGAGGAGCCGACCCCCCGCGCCCCGCCCCAGCTCCCCCCACGGCTCGCCGGCTCCGCCTGTCCCTTGCGGAGGCtagaaaactacatttcccacaaCCCCGGGAGGGCCCCTCAGCGCCTGCGTGGCCCAAACTCCCGTCGCCCCCCCGACTGGTCAGGGGCCCGTGGTCCCGGGAGGTCGGAAGTGGCATTTCGGGACTGCGGAAGGGACGTTGTCCCGTCGACGGAAATAGGGTTTGCGGGGGCGACGGAAGTGGCCCGAGATACTGCGGCTGCTGGGGCCGGAGGGGAAGAACCGGAGCTGCCGGGCCTGCGGGGCGTGGCCTCCACCCCCGAGCCCTCCTCCCGAGGATGGGAGGGAAGGTGGCAGACAGGTGACGGCGGCTCGGCCCGGGCTCCCGCAGCCCTGACGGCAGGAGTGCCGTGCCGGGCGTTGGGGGCAGAGCCGGGGCGCTGTCAGGAAGGACTCGGGGGTCTTGGACCCGCCGCCCCATCCCTTTGGCTTTCAGCCTCCTCTCTCTGCCAGTCTGGATAAGTGGAGGAGGCCCCGCGTCTAACGCGGGATGGATAGTACGACGCTTTTTGCATAGGTGGagtgttttttccttcctcaaagcAAACAAGCTCCCATCCTGTGCCCATGGGAAGTTTttgtcagaaaaacaaaagcagccTCCGTGGAGCGTGGTGTTTGGCTAAGACCCAGTGTTACTCCTCAGGGTAGGGGGCTCCGAGGGCACCACTTCACCCATCTAGTCCAGAAAGGCTCCGCTGTTCTCGCTGAGGTTGGCTAGGATGGCAGGATCTCAAGAATGGACGTGCGGGGGCTCCTGCTGGCACTGGGATGTGGGGAGTCTCATTGGCTCTACTGGGAGGCTTGCCCTGTAGGAGGGTCTTCCAGTGAGTCTTAGGCAGGAAATGGCCAGGCCTGGACACCCCCAGGCCCCAACCTGGCTAAGCAGGGAGTGGACGATAGGCCAGTAGGAATGCAGGAACCGTAGGCTCCCGGTCCAGCTCCGTAACTGAGTCACCAGAGGACAGCCTCCCGCCCAAGGGACTGCTTCCGGTTCCCAGGTCGGAAGGTCTCTGAACACGTCCTGgagcccacccctccctccagctGCACGGCCTCCCCCGGCTTTCGTGGTCTGATCAAAAGGGTGAACCACCTGCACCCTGGGCGATGACCCTGCCGCTTTCACACCTTCTGGGCTGTACTGACTTCAAGCACCTTTCTCCAGGCCCACTGGCTCCAGGAAGGCCACGCCTCCCACCCGCACAGAAGTGCTGATCTGGGGAGAGCCAACAAAGCGGGTAGGACAGGCCCAACAGCCCTCGATCCGCACAGAGCACACGCAGCACCCAGAGACAGGCCCGACGCCCATCCTGCTCACCTTCACCACCGACCTGTCTACTCGCCCGCCACCCACTCTGACGGAGGACCCCTCCGGGGTGATGCTCCTCTGGGGTCCTTGCTCCTGGCTGCCGCCAGCCTGACAAAACCGGCAGCGCATTACAAACCAATGTCCCTCAGGCACGAGGGGACTCCAGGCCATTGTGTCCTTCTCAAACCCTCCCTCTACCCCACCAGCAGCAGACAGCTCAGACTCCTCACAAACCCTCACAAAGAGCAGGTGCACAAAACTCAATACAAAACCCAACGCTTTCATGAGACGAGAGACGGCAGCGCAGACGTACCACTAGAACCGGTACTGCCGGCTGTGCTCGGGAGCAAGCAAGCACGTTGACAAACCACAAACCCTTTAACGTTCCAAATATCCTGAGTAGAGAATTGTGTTTATTTAACCACATAAAATGCATATATAGGAAACTTCTCTATTTAGGAGCTGGTGGCCTGCACTCAGCATTGCACAGATAAAAATATACGACTTTCAACACAGATCTAAATaccttcacattttaaaaatcagaattctcTACACAATTTTTAAGCTGACGGAATTCAAGTTCTGAGTTTGCGTATATAGCTTTAACTTGTATTAAACATGTTTATTTACAACGTGGACAGAGGGAGGGGCTGTTAAGGCCATTTTCTCATAGTGAAACATTGCAAAATACGTACATAAGTACAACCTAATATAGGCAAAGGTTCGAAAAGTCATTTTCTTGGTTTACTGAAATTGAGTATCGGTACGGAAGTGAAGAGACAGCCTGTCGTAGCACCAAG includes these proteins:
- the AURKAIP1 gene encoding small ribosomal subunit protein mS38 isoform X2; this translates as MFMVRLTSQLLRAVPRAGCSGPWPVRGVLGRHACRPRYSMQPVGPSGVASLPERRVHMELEEMLVPRKMSISPLESWLTVRYLLPRLGAGAPGTVSPAQVYECPPSQVGEGVEQGGKEVWDAPQIQCKNVLKIRRRKMNHHKYRKLVRRTRFLRRKVREGRLKQKQMRFERDLRRIWRKAGLKEAPAGWQTPKIYLKGK
- the AURKAIP1 gene encoding small ribosomal subunit protein mS38 isoform X1, with translation MFMVRLTSQLLRAVPRAGCSGPWPVRGVLGRHACRPRYSMQPVGPSGVASLPERRVHMELEEMLVPRKMSISPLESWLTVRYLLPRLGAGAPGTVSPAQVYECPPSQVGEGVEQGGKEVWDAPQIQCKNVLKIRRRKMNHHKYRKLVRRTRFLRRKVREGRLKQKQTCWWSLPLPSQMRFERDLRRIWRKAGLKEAPAGWQTPKIYLKGK
- the AURKAIP1 gene encoding small ribosomal subunit protein mS38 isoform X3, coding for MQPVGPSGVASLPERRVHMELEEMLVPRKMSISPLESWLTVRYLLPRLGAGAPGTVSPAQVYECPPSQVGEGVEQGGKEVWDAPQIQCKNVLKIRRRKMNHHKYRKLVRRTRFLRRKVREGRLKQKQTCWWSLPLPSQMRFERDLRRIWRKAGLKEAPAGWQTPKIYLKGK